The following are from one region of the Parafrankia irregularis genome:
- a CDS encoding Wadjet anti-phage system protein JetD domain-containing protein, with translation MTRRRAVGWTTLADVRTHLRRRWDDGQLLAAWAAGQPFHPVDVTLRGPVGRDLTDRFDEVRAWRQEWLAVVDRSADLQLVMKSVGRRSIGANELPARLVVDGGWEALWRLLQVTAEVRRFTQLRDSVPTGAHAAMLVNWMNAHPLRVLAHQPDAEWTRVLATVRWLVSERGHSRYLRQVPVPGVDTKFIETHRAVLADLLDVVLPADTIDQTVPKAQFARRYGFRIPPLYVRFRTLGATPPRLPGVPEMTVRLDSLEAAAADVGTVFVLENEITYLAFPAVPDAIAVFGGGYGFTAFAALPWLSARRVYYWGDLDTHGFAILDRLRATAPTVESFLMDRATLLAHPEQWVREPTQARGPLSHLTPAEAALHDDLVAGTYGAAIRLEQERVGFPHLEASLTRLLS, from the coding sequence GTGACCCGGAGACGGGCGGTCGGATGGACGACGCTCGCCGACGTACGCACACATCTGCGCCGCCGCTGGGACGACGGACAACTGCTCGCCGCATGGGCCGCGGGCCAGCCGTTCCATCCGGTTGACGTGACTCTGCGTGGGCCGGTGGGCCGCGACCTCACCGACCGGTTCGACGAGGTCCGCGCCTGGCGCCAGGAATGGCTCGCCGTGGTGGACCGCTCGGCTGACCTGCAGCTCGTGATGAAATCGGTCGGCCGTCGCAGCATCGGCGCGAACGAGCTACCCGCCCGGCTTGTCGTCGACGGCGGCTGGGAAGCGCTCTGGCGGCTTCTCCAGGTGACCGCCGAGGTGCGCCGGTTCACCCAGCTCCGGGACTCGGTTCCGACGGGCGCACACGCGGCGATGCTCGTGAACTGGATGAACGCCCATCCCCTGCGAGTGCTCGCGCATCAGCCGGACGCCGAGTGGACGCGAGTTCTCGCGACGGTGCGCTGGCTGGTCAGCGAGCGAGGCCACAGCCGGTACCTGCGACAGGTTCCCGTGCCGGGCGTCGACACCAAGTTCATCGAGACCCACCGGGCGGTGCTCGCCGACCTTCTCGACGTTGTTCTTCCCGCCGACACGATCGACCAGACGGTTCCGAAAGCGCAGTTCGCCCGGCGGTACGGCTTCCGGATACCACCGCTCTACGTCCGATTCCGAACACTCGGCGCGACCCCGCCCCGGCTGCCAGGTGTCCCCGAAATGACCGTGCGGCTCGACAGTCTCGAAGCCGCCGCAGCCGACGTCGGCACCGTGTTCGTCCTGGAGAACGAAATCACCTACCTGGCGTTCCCAGCCGTGCCCGACGCGATCGCGGTCTTCGGCGGCGGTTATGGTTTCACGGCCTTCGCCGCGCTCCCCTGGCTTTCCGCCCGCCGCGTCTACTACTGGGGCGACCTCGACACCCACGGTTTCGCGATCCTCGACCGGCTGCGCGCCACGGCCCCCACCGTCGAGTCGTTCCTCATGGACCGCGCCACGCTGCTGGCCCATCCCGAGCAGTGGGTTCGTGAACCCACCCAGGCCCGCGGCCCCCTTTCCCACCTCACCCCGGCGGAGGCCGCCCTGCACGACGACCTCGTCGCGGGCACCTACGGCGCCGCGATCCGACTCGAGCAGGAACGCGTCGGATTCCCCCACCTCGAGGCCAGCCTTACCCGCCTGCTGAGCTGA
- a CDS encoding ATP-binding protein has product MTTRPAAPAEETEPAPGRVGFRLDRLEVLNWGTFHQRVWTLRVGGDNALLTGDIGSGKSTIVDAVTTLLLPAQRISYNRAAGAEARERTLRSYVEGHYKSERNESTGGSRPVGLRTDGTTYSVLLGVFVNEAVDATVSLAQVFWQAADEPGQPRRFFVTAGRHLTLAADFGDFGADITALKRRLRKSGAEVNDEFPAYGRTFRRLLGIESDQAMELFHQTVSMKSVGDLNEFVRSHMLEKQDVQRRIDEVVAHFEDLTRAHTAVRRARDQLAMLTPLLADCDEYDALGEREQALGAEAGAVRYFVADRTATFLRGELAQLGVRITAGRGEAARLDQQVTTLRDEDVRLQLQRAGLGGGRLGEIEKDLERAGRERAQRAAKAEIFEGRLATLGLAAVVDEARFDERRREFAALASRLAEERGTLETRRSELDVQLAARRAESDLLGEEIASLRQRRSNIPAQSLDLRRRLCAETGLDAGDLPFAAELIQVSSEHRAWEGAAERLLRGFGLSLLVPERHYRAASEWIDRNHLRARLIYFRIPQAPPPRQQQFTGGDVLLVDRLDLKADSPFLPWLRRELEVRADYACVDSLDDFRRATKAVTRAGQIKHTGGRHEKDDRWRVDDRTKYVLGWSNEQKIAAIIARATQVQTDLTAIAGRREKLTKDIAALGRQELDLSLLGETRAWLEIDWRSAAAELDALRAEKAQLVAASAELAAIDHRLERVRRDLAAAVRDGDAMRERVGGLTTRQSNAETEFARSEALTALPAYALACASFASLGERLPTPPPTTPLDWADAGRDLDDAIRTESRQVAERRARAGQRVVAKMGRFRQGYPLETVELDASVAAIGGYRELHTRLIRDDLPRFEQEFKNYLNTNTIRDIAMFQAKLLEQREQIRTRAEIINASLTSIEYNAGTFIRLELEDTPNMEVRQFRADLRACTEGSLGSGGESDQYSEEKFLQVSRIVERLRGREGQTDADRVWTRRVTDVRNWFVFSASERSAADDTEREHYSDSGGKSGGQKEKLAYTILAASLAYQFRLDSGPRTFRFVVIDEAFGRGSDGSTRFALGLFARLGLQLLIVTPLQKIHVIEQYVSSVGFVDNQSGSYSRLQNLTVVEYRARRAHRLAAELVTVR; this is encoded by the coding sequence GTGACGACGCGACCAGCGGCTCCAGCCGAGGAGACCGAGCCCGCGCCTGGCCGTGTCGGATTCCGGCTCGACCGGCTGGAAGTCCTCAACTGGGGGACGTTTCACCAGCGGGTCTGGACGCTGCGGGTCGGTGGCGACAACGCGCTGCTCACCGGCGACATCGGCTCCGGTAAGTCGACGATCGTCGACGCGGTCACCACGCTTCTGCTGCCCGCCCAGCGGATCTCCTACAATCGGGCCGCCGGCGCCGAGGCTCGCGAGCGCACGCTGCGCTCCTACGTCGAGGGCCACTACAAGTCCGAGCGCAACGAGTCCACCGGTGGATCCCGCCCGGTCGGGCTGCGCACCGACGGGACGACATACTCGGTGCTGCTCGGGGTGTTTGTCAACGAGGCCGTGGACGCCACCGTCAGCCTCGCGCAGGTGTTCTGGCAGGCAGCCGACGAGCCGGGGCAGCCAAGGCGGTTCTTCGTCACGGCCGGACGCCACCTTACGCTCGCGGCCGACTTCGGCGACTTCGGCGCGGACATCACCGCGCTCAAACGCCGGCTGCGAAAATCCGGCGCGGAGGTCAACGACGAGTTCCCGGCCTACGGTCGGACCTTTCGCCGGCTGCTCGGCATCGAGTCCGACCAGGCGATGGAGCTGTTCCACCAGACCGTGTCGATGAAGTCGGTCGGCGACCTGAACGAGTTCGTCCGGTCGCACATGCTGGAGAAGCAGGACGTCCAGCGGCGGATCGACGAGGTGGTGGCCCACTTCGAAGATCTGACCAGGGCGCACACCGCCGTCCGGCGCGCACGCGACCAGCTGGCGATGCTCACCCCGCTACTCGCCGACTGCGACGAGTACGACGCCCTTGGAGAGCGGGAGCAGGCGCTGGGCGCCGAGGCCGGCGCCGTGCGCTACTTCGTCGCCGACAGGACCGCGACGTTCCTACGTGGTGAGCTGGCGCAGCTGGGCGTCCGGATCACGGCGGGCCGTGGCGAGGCCGCCCGGTTGGACCAGCAGGTCACCACTTTGCGTGACGAGGACGTCCGGCTGCAACTGCAGCGCGCGGGCCTCGGCGGTGGCCGGCTCGGCGAGATCGAGAAGGACCTGGAACGCGCGGGCAGGGAACGCGCCCAGCGAGCGGCCAAGGCCGAGATCTTCGAGGGTCGACTCGCGACGCTCGGCCTGGCGGCCGTCGTCGACGAGGCTCGGTTCGACGAGCGCCGCCGCGAGTTTGCCGCCCTGGCCAGCCGGCTCGCCGAGGAGCGCGGCACGCTCGAAACGCGTCGTTCCGAGCTGGACGTCCAGCTCGCGGCCCGCCGGGCGGAGTCGGATCTGCTGGGTGAGGAGATCGCCAGCCTTCGGCAGCGTCGCAGCAACATCCCGGCGCAGAGCCTGGACCTGCGTCGCCGGTTGTGCGCCGAGACCGGGCTTGACGCCGGCGACCTTCCGTTCGCGGCCGAGCTGATCCAGGTCTCGTCCGAGCACCGTGCCTGGGAGGGCGCGGCCGAGCGGCTGCTGCGCGGCTTCGGCCTGTCTCTCCTCGTGCCGGAGCGGCACTACCGGGCGGCATCGGAGTGGATCGACCGCAACCATCTGCGAGCGCGGCTGATCTACTTCCGCATCCCGCAGGCGCCGCCGCCGCGGCAGCAGCAGTTCACCGGCGGCGACGTGCTGCTCGTCGACCGCCTCGACCTGAAGGCGGATTCGCCGTTCCTCCCGTGGCTGCGCCGCGAGCTGGAGGTCCGCGCCGACTACGCCTGCGTCGACAGCCTCGACGACTTCCGCCGGGCGACGAAGGCGGTCACCCGCGCCGGGCAGATCAAGCACACCGGCGGCCGCCATGAGAAGGACGACCGGTGGCGGGTCGACGACCGGACGAAGTACGTCCTGGGATGGAGCAACGAGCAGAAGATCGCCGCGATCATCGCCCGCGCGACGCAGGTCCAGACGGACCTGACCGCGATAGCCGGGCGTCGCGAGAAGCTCACCAAGGACATCGCCGCGCTCGGCCGCCAGGAGCTCGATCTGAGCCTGCTCGGCGAGACCCGGGCATGGCTCGAGATCGACTGGCGTTCGGCCGCCGCCGAACTCGACGCGTTGCGGGCGGAGAAAGCCCAGCTCGTCGCCGCGTCCGCGGAGCTCGCCGCGATCGACCACCGGCTCGAGAGGGTCCGGCGCGACCTCGCGGCGGCGGTGCGGGACGGCGACGCGATGCGCGAGCGCGTCGGCGGTCTCACGACGCGCCAGTCCAACGCCGAGACCGAGTTCGCCCGGTCCGAGGCGCTGACCGCGTTACCCGCGTACGCGCTGGCATGCGCCAGCTTCGCCAGCCTCGGCGAGCGGCTTCCGACGCCGCCGCCGACGACTCCCCTCGACTGGGCCGACGCCGGGCGCGACCTCGACGACGCGATCCGGACGGAGTCCCGGCAGGTGGCGGAGCGGCGCGCGCGGGCCGGGCAACGGGTCGTGGCGAAGATGGGGAGATTCCGCCAGGGGTACCCGCTGGAGACCGTGGAGCTGGATGCGTCGGTGGCCGCCATCGGTGGGTACCGCGAGCTGCACACCCGGCTGATCCGTGATGATCTGCCCCGCTTCGAGCAGGAGTTCAAGAACTACCTGAACACCAACACGATCCGCGACATCGCGATGTTCCAGGCCAAGCTGCTCGAGCAGCGCGAACAGATCCGTACACGGGCCGAGATCATCAACGCGTCGCTGACGTCCATCGAGTACAACGCGGGTACCTTCATCCGCCTCGAGCTCGAAGACACCCCGAATATGGAGGTTCGGCAGTTCCGCGCAGACCTGCGCGCGTGTACCGAAGGCTCGCTCGGATCCGGGGGCGAGTCGGACCAGTACTCCGAGGAGAAGTTCCTTCAGGTCAGCCGGATCGTCGAGCGGCTGCGCGGCAGAGAGGGCCAGACCGACGCCGACCGGGTCTGGACCCGCCGGGTCACCGACGTCCGCAACTGGTTCGTCTTCTCCGCGTCGGAACGCTCGGCGGCCGACGACACCGAGCGCGAGCACTACAGCGACTCCGGCGGCAAGTCCGGCGGCCAGAAGGAGAAGCTCGCCTACACAATCCTCGCCGCCTCACTGGCCTACCAGTTCAGGCTCGACTCCGGCCCGCGGACATTCCGGTTCGTCGTCATCGACGAGGCGTTCGGCCGCGGCTCCGACGGGTCGACCCGGTTCGCCCTGGGCCTGTTCGCGCGGCTCGGACTGCAGCTGCTGATCGTCACACCCTTGCAGAAGATCCACGTCATCGAGCAGTACGTCTCGTCCGTCGGCTTCGTCGACAACCAGTCGGGCAGCTACTCCCGCCTGCAGAACCTGACCGTCGTGGAGTATCGGGCGCGCCGCGCGCACCGGCTCGCGGCTGAACTCGTGACCGTCCGGTGA
- a CDS encoding DUF4194 domain-containing protein has protein sequence MTDAASARGSARGAAPRAELDLPLVLTSLMKGPVYRDQHDKVWRHLLGLRAQVSDYVDVIGLQVIVDEAEGYAFLRSRPDDEAQDGPPRLIARRALSFPVSLLLALLRKRLAEFDTDNADTRLVLARADVVEMMRMFLPAGRNEARLVDEIDTHLGKAVDLGFLRKLPGSEETFEVRRILKAFVDAQWLSGFDEGLARYAASLAGPTEETA, from the coding sequence ATGACTGACGCCGCGTCTGCTCGTGGTTCCGCGCGGGGCGCGGCACCGCGCGCCGAGCTGGATCTTCCTCTGGTCCTGACCAGCCTGATGAAGGGTCCCGTCTACCGGGACCAGCACGACAAGGTGTGGCGTCACCTGCTCGGTCTGCGGGCCCAGGTGAGCGACTACGTCGACGTCATCGGACTGCAGGTCATCGTCGACGAGGCCGAGGGCTATGCCTTTCTGCGCTCGCGGCCGGACGACGAGGCGCAGGACGGGCCGCCCCGGCTGATCGCGCGGCGGGCGCTGTCGTTCCCCGTCAGTCTGCTGCTGGCTCTGCTGCGCAAGCGGCTCGCCGAGTTCGACACCGACAACGCCGACACCAGGCTCGTGCTCGCGCGCGCCGACGTCGTCGAGATGATGCGCATGTTCCTGCCGGCGGGGCGCAACGAGGCCCGGCTCGTCGACGAGATCGACACTCACCTCGGGAAGGCCGTCGACCTAGGATTCCTGCGCAAGCTGCCGGGCTCCGAGGAGACCTTCGAGGTGCGCCGGATTCTGAAGGCGTTCGTGGACGCGCAGTGGCTTTCTGGATTCGACGAGGGCCTCGCCCGGTACGCGGCGTCGCTGGCCGGCCCCACCGAGGAGACCGCGTGA
- a CDS encoding DUF3375 domain-containing protein has protein sequence MDTSVDGSLDYDTVDLLRRHAAWRLLRADHAPLVVSFLARVFVAENVREIAASALVDRLDDTLYALNQRLGAGTYPRAAKAYLDDWSATEHGWLRRFYPPGSDEPHFDATPALEQAVSFLSSLRSRAFVGTESRLNTLFDLLRQMALGTETDPERRLTELRLRRDALDREIERVSRGELDMLDPSAQRDRFQQFGDMARELLADFRQVETNFRELDRALRVQIASFNGAKGELLDEVLSSRGSITDSDQGRSFGAFYDFLLSADRQAEFKALLDQVLGLDALAGADERLRDIHYDWLAAGERTQATVRLLSAQLRRFLDDRVWLENRRIGEILRGIEAHALQLRDAAGPLPGAELEETAPRLVLPMERRLYTPKRRTAVDSDGITAGEGDFESDALYEQVYVDPAELGGAVRDALTSRPRVTLTSLVADRPLRRGLAELVTYLSLSGDGFTVVFDEDNTDELSWDDDDGTRVATVPRVTFVRAGFAAVAPDANDDGEERRDD, from the coding sequence GTGGACACGTCAGTGGACGGCTCGCTCGACTACGACACCGTTGACCTGTTGCGTCGGCATGCGGCGTGGCGGCTGCTGCGGGCCGATCACGCCCCACTCGTCGTCAGCTTCCTGGCCCGGGTGTTCGTGGCGGAGAATGTGCGGGAGATCGCGGCGTCGGCGTTGGTCGACCGGCTCGACGACACTCTGTATGCGCTCAATCAGCGGTTGGGCGCCGGTACCTATCCGCGGGCCGCCAAGGCGTACTTGGACGACTGGTCGGCGACCGAGCACGGCTGGCTTCGGCGGTTCTACCCGCCTGGCTCGGACGAGCCGCATTTCGACGCCACGCCGGCACTCGAGCAGGCCGTGTCGTTCCTGTCCAGCCTGCGTTCCAGGGCGTTCGTCGGCACGGAGTCGCGGCTGAACACGCTGTTCGACCTGCTGCGCCAGATGGCGTTGGGTACCGAGACCGACCCCGAACGGCGGCTCACGGAGCTGCGGCTGCGCCGCGACGCGCTCGACCGGGAGATCGAGCGGGTCAGCCGAGGCGAGCTCGACATGCTCGACCCCTCCGCCCAGCGGGACCGGTTCCAGCAGTTCGGCGACATGGCACGTGAGCTGCTGGCGGACTTCCGCCAGGTCGAGACGAACTTCCGCGAGCTCGATCGGGCCCTGCGGGTCCAGATCGCCTCCTTCAACGGCGCGAAGGGCGAGCTGCTCGACGAGGTGCTCAGCAGCCGGGGCAGCATCACCGACTCGGACCAGGGCAGGAGCTTCGGCGCGTTCTACGACTTCCTGCTCTCGGCTGACCGGCAGGCGGAGTTCAAGGCGCTGCTCGACCAGGTTCTGGGACTGGACGCACTCGCCGGAGCCGACGAGCGGCTGCGCGACATCCACTACGACTGGCTGGCGGCGGGTGAACGCACCCAGGCGACCGTCCGGTTGCTGTCCGCGCAGCTGCGCCGGTTCCTGGACGACCGGGTCTGGCTGGAGAACCGCCGAATCGGGGAAATCCTTCGTGGCATCGAGGCGCACGCCCTCCAACTGCGCGACGCCGCCGGGCCGCTGCCGGGAGCCGAACTGGAGGAGACCGCGCCCCGGCTCGTGCTGCCGATGGAACGACGGCTGTACACGCCGAAACGCCGGACCGCGGTCGACAGCGACGGCATCACGGCCGGAGAAGGTGACTTCGAGTCCGACGCGCTCTATGAGCAGGTCTACGTCGACCCGGCGGAGCTGGGCGGGGCGGTGCGCGACGCGCTGACCAGCCGACCGCGGGTCACGCTGACCTCGTTGGTCGCCGACCGGCCGCTGCGGCGGGGGCTCGCCGAGCTGGTCACGTATCTATCGCTCAGCGGCGACGGATTCACCGTGGTCTTTGATGAGGACAACACGGACGAGCTGAGCTGGGACGACGACGATGGCACCCGCGTCGCCACCGTGCCCAGGGTGACCTTCGTCCGCGCTGGATTCGCCGCCGTGGCCCCCGACGCGAACGATGACGGTGAGGAGCGCAGGGATGACTGA
- a CDS encoding site-specific integrase yields the protein MWLRLHVEEIGRLGADTPVWQTLRRRARDGGPPGRVPLSYEALRAVLRRANGLLGTNWSMHDLRHTCALRMIRDARLSLRDVQTILGHAHLATTETYLVEDDPQVIRRVRDHLAGRDEPLTLPGPGDATTPYRAEDLTVLLGPAGR from the coding sequence GTGTGGCTGCGCCTGCACGTGGAGGAGATCGGCCGACTGGGTGCTGACACGCCGGTCTGGCAGACGCTGCGCCGTCGCGCCCGGGACGGCGGCCCGCCCGGTCGCGTGCCGTTGAGCTACGAGGCGCTGCGGGCGGTGCTGCGCCGCGCGAACGGCCTGCTGGGCACGAACTGGAGCATGCACGACCTGCGGCATACCTGCGCCCTGCGCATGATCCGTGATGCTCGGTTGTCACTGCGCGACGTGCAGACGATCCTCGGACACGCTCACCTGGCCACGACCGAGACCTACCTCGTGGAAGACGACCCGCAGGTCATCCGCCGAGTACGGGACCATCTCGCCGGCCGCGACGAGCCGCTGACACTGCCGGGCCCCGGCGACGCGACGACCCCCTATCGGGCTGAGGATCTCACCGTGCTGCTCGGGCCAGCCGGCCGATGA
- a CDS encoding universal stress protein encodes MGEQRSHPRIVVGADGKAPSVAALRWAVPQAQATGAIIDIVTGWQVPATILVTRTYTEGDYMEDARRALERTVDEALVNVPAVHIEKYLVPERPALALTRTAEDADLLVVGGHGRDFPGMRLGSVASYCVRNAPCPVVVVRGTFTEAQTQPSMTGSPAAVH; translated from the coding sequence GTGGGCGAGCAGCGATCGCATCCACGGATCGTGGTGGGCGCGGACGGGAAGGCGCCGAGCGTGGCCGCCCTGCGCTGGGCAGTGCCACAGGCCCAGGCCACAGGCGCGATAATCGACATCGTGACGGGATGGCAGGTCCCTGCGACGATCCTGGTGACGCGCACCTACACCGAGGGCGACTACATGGAGGACGCACGGCGGGCGTTGGAGCGGACCGTGGACGAGGCGTTGGTGAACGTGCCCGCTGTGCACATAGAGAAGTACCTGGTTCCCGAGCGTCCCGCGCTGGCGTTGACCAGGACTGCCGAGGACGCGGACCTGCTCGTTGTCGGCGGCCACGGGCGCGATTTTCCCGGTATGCGTCTTGGATCGGTCGCGTCATACTGCGTGCGTAACGCGCCCTGCCCGGTCGTCGTCGTGCGCGGCACCTTCACGGAGGCTCAGACGCAACCGAGCATGACCGGAAGCCCGGCCGCCGTCCACTAG
- a CDS encoding IS3 family transposase yields the protein MKRACAYTGRSRATHYRHTAPGGRLHGPWPARKPPPAALSDTERAQVLAVLARAEYQDLAIPQVWARELDAGRYWCSLSTMYRIARAAGQTRERRAQATHPARVRPELSATGPDEIWTWDITALKGPAKGVWYKLYVILDIYSRYVTGWLVAAAEDAVVAKDFLTDAINRNGAAPRAIHADRGGAMVSKQVSDLLVELGVHRSHSRPRTSNDNPYSEAQFKTLKYSYDFPDRFGSLADARAFCEGFFTAYNHDHRHSGIGFHTPASVHFGTAEQVQAHRQAILDRARAAHPERFARRPRPPRLPETVWINQPLPSQPTNDQLSQLT from the coding sequence GTGAAACGGGCCTGCGCATATACGGGCAGGTCGAGGGCGACGCATTACCGTCATACAGCTCCTGGTGGCCGGCTGCACGGCCCGTGGCCGGCGAGGAAGCCGCCACCGGCGGCGTTGAGCGACACCGAACGCGCCCAGGTGCTGGCGGTGCTGGCTCGGGCGGAGTACCAGGATCTGGCGATCCCGCAGGTCTGGGCCCGGGAGCTGGACGCCGGCCGGTACTGGTGCTCGCTGTCCACGATGTACCGGATCGCCCGCGCGGCCGGTCAGACCCGGGAACGCCGCGCGCAGGCGACCCATCCGGCCCGGGTCCGCCCGGAGCTGTCCGCGACCGGACCGGACGAGATCTGGACGTGGGACATCACCGCGTTGAAAGGACCGGCCAAGGGTGTCTGGTACAAGTTGTACGTCATCCTCGATATCTACTCCCGGTATGTGACCGGCTGGCTTGTCGCCGCCGCCGAGGACGCAGTGGTCGCGAAGGACTTCCTCACCGACGCCATCAACCGGAACGGGGCCGCGCCGCGGGCGATCCACGCGGACCGTGGTGGAGCGATGGTCTCAAAACAGGTCTCCGACCTTCTCGTCGAGCTCGGTGTCCACCGGTCTCATTCACGGCCACGGACCTCGAATGACAATCCCTATTCCGAGGCGCAGTTCAAGACTCTCAAGTACAGCTACGACTTCCCTGACCGGTTCGGGTCGTTGGCTGATGCCCGTGCCTTCTGCGAGGGGTTCTTCACCGCCTACAACCACGACCATCGCCACTCCGGGATCGGGTTCCACACCCCCGCCTCGGTCCACTTCGGGACCGCCGAGCAGGTCCAGGCCCACCGGCAGGCCATCCTCGACCGCGCCCGCGCGGCGCACCCTGAACGGTTCGCTCGCAGGCCACGGCCGCCCCGGCTACCCGAGACCGTGTGGATCAACCAGCCACTTCCAAGCCAACCGACCAACGATCAACTGTCTCAGTTGACTTGA
- a CDS encoding DUF6342 family protein gives MPDIDLGLATDWDEGDTHGRIKLRQNQQYPTSPKKDVLISSPVSIELSVNTNYSTSQEADKIFFTTHHGSQKKIIAVLDSNGDLYIAGRVIEGQSNLSYQ, from the coding sequence ATGCCGGATATTGATCTTGGGCTGGCGACGGACTGGGACGAGGGAGACACTCACGGCCGAATCAAACTGCGGCAGAACCAGCAGTACCCGACTTCCCCCAAGAAGGACGTGCTCATCAGCTCGCCGGTAAGCATCGAGCTCTCAGTTAATACTAACTACTCCACATCCCAAGAGGCCGACAAGATCTTCTTCACGACCCACCATGGCAGCCAGAAGAAGATCATCGCAGTACTGGACTCCAACGGAGACCTCTACATCGCCGGCCGCGTGATCGAAGGGCAGTCGAACCTGTCCTACCAGTAG
- a CDS encoding lipid-transfer protein: MRDRVVVAGVGMVPFATPSRSDSYDVLAEGAVKAALADAGIVLASVQQAYAGYVYGDSTSGQNALYRVGMTGAPVLNVNNNCSTGSSALFLARQVVASGAADCVLAFGFEQMQRGALRTQWDDRPSAFGRFDEVITKVQGEAEGVPFAPRYFGGAGAAYCEKYGMDPTVFARISVKSRRHAAHNPYAVFTDPLTVDEVLASPRIFGPLTRLQCCPPTCGAAAAVIVSEDFARANGLRADVTIAAQAMTTDTPSSFDGDLMHLVGYDMTRSAARQVYEAAGVDPRDIHVVELHDCFTVNELLSYEALGLTLEGTAEKFIADGDNTYGGRVVTNPSGGLLSKGHPLGATGLAQCAELVWQLRGEADKRQVEGVNLALQHNIGLGGAAVVTLYEKTG; encoded by the coding sequence ATGAGGGATCGTGTTGTGGTGGCGGGTGTCGGCATGGTGCCGTTCGCGACGCCGAGCAGGAGCGACAGCTACGATGTGCTGGCAGAAGGGGCGGTAAAAGCGGCCCTGGCTGATGCGGGGATCGTCCTCGCTTCAGTCCAACAGGCGTACGCCGGCTATGTGTACGGCGACTCGACCAGCGGGCAGAACGCGCTGTACCGGGTAGGGATGACCGGGGCGCCGGTGTTGAACGTGAACAACAACTGCTCGACTGGATCATCGGCTCTGTTCCTGGCGCGTCAGGTGGTGGCCTCCGGAGCGGCGGATTGTGTGCTGGCGTTCGGATTCGAGCAGATGCAGCGCGGTGCGCTGAGGACGCAGTGGGACGACCGACCCAGCGCTTTCGGGCGGTTCGACGAGGTGATTACCAAGGTGCAGGGCGAGGCCGAGGGGGTGCCCTTCGCGCCGCGGTACTTTGGCGGTGCGGGCGCAGCCTACTGTGAGAAGTACGGGATGGACCCGACGGTGTTTGCGCGGATCTCGGTGAAGTCTCGCAGGCACGCAGCCCACAACCCGTATGCGGTCTTCACCGACCCGCTGACTGTGGATGAGGTTCTTGCCTCACCGCGGATCTTTGGTCCGCTGACCCGGTTGCAGTGCTGCCCTCCCACCTGCGGCGCGGCTGCCGCGGTGATCGTCTCCGAGGATTTCGCGCGCGCCAACGGGCTGCGGGCCGACGTGACGATCGCCGCTCAGGCGATGACCACGGATACCCCGTCGTCGTTCGATGGGGACCTGATGCACCTAGTCGGATACGACATGACCAGGTCCGCAGCTAGGCAGGTCTATGAGGCGGCCGGGGTGGACCCACGCGACATCCACGTCGTGGAACTGCATGACTGCTTCACCGTCAACGAACTGTTGTCCTACGAGGCGCTGGGGCTGACCCTGGAGGGCACGGCGGAGAAGTTCATCGCCGACGGCGACAACACCTACGGCGGGCGCGTGGTGACCAATCCTTCGGGTGGGCTGCTGTCCAAGGGACATCCGCTGGGCGCGACCGGGTTGGCGCAGTGCGCGGAGCTGGTATGGCAGTTGCGCGGCGAGGCCGACAAGCGCCAAGTGGAGGGCGTGAATCTGGCGCTGCAGCACAATATCGGCCTCGGCGGGGCCGCCGTGGTCACTCTCTACGAGAAGACGGGCTGA